The DNA region CGTCGATGTCGGGCTCACGGAGGAACCCGGCGATGTTGCCGGACTTGACCGAACCGCCGTACAGGACGCGCGTGTCGGCAGCGGCCTGGTCACCCCAGGCAGCAGCGATGCCGCGACGGATCGCGGCGCACTCGTCTTGCGCCTGCTCGGCAGTGGCCGCCTGGCCGGAACCGATCGCCCAGACGGGCTCGTAGGCGACGACGATGTCGGACGGCTGCACGGCGTCGAGCACGACGCGGAGCTGCTCGACCGGCACGACGCCGGCGCCGCGCTGTTCGCGCTGCTCGCCGGTCTCGCCGACGCAGACGACCGGCACGAGGCCGTGCTTGACGGCCGCGGCGGTCTTGGCCGCGACGACCTCGTCGGTTTCACCGTGCAGCGTGCGCCGCTCGGAGTGTCCGACGATGACGTACTGCGCGTCG from Curtobacterium sp. MCJR17_020 includes:
- the tpiA gene encoding triose-phosphate isomerase, with the protein product MTRTPLIAGNWKMNLDHLQAIATVQKLAWTLKDARHDFDDVEVAVFPPFTDLRSVQTLISADKLPIHFGAQDLSQYDSGAYTGDVSGAFLSALDAQYVIVGHSERRTLHGETDEVVAAKTAAAVKHGLVPVVCVGETGEQREQRGAGVVPVEQLRVVLDAVQPSDIVVAYEPVWAIGSGQAATAEQAQDECAAIRRGIAAAWGDQAAADTRVLYGGSVKSGNIAGFLREPDIDGALVGGASLDVQEFAAIARFRQHVGL